From the genome of Colias croceus chromosome 12, ilColCroc2.1:
CCAAATAAGTACATTAACACAATAGTTACGATAATACACTTTTATTCCAAAGTCTTCAATGATTTCAACTTCCCCTTTACTTCCAGATTACAACTCCGAAACGGCTGTAGCTTTAGCAGCGCACCAACTCCTCGCAGCACCGGTACCAATAGTGCCAGATTATGAAGAACCAAAAACGACACGAAAGCCAAAAACCACACAAACAATCGTTGACTATAAATACACAAGCCCGTATTACACTGAAGACTATAAAAATCAGGACTTCACCGAAGAATACTATAGAACAACAAACATTCCCACTAGACAAGGCTTCGTAGAAACATCAACTCCCTTCTACCAATCTGAAATATCCTCCACATATTTCACAGACACAAGGATACCTTCTACAGAATCTACGAGCACTAGATCAAGAACGACATACACAAACACACCAGACACTTACACTAACACCAGACAAAACACAGACTACACAAACACCAGACCAAACACAGACTACACAGACACCAGAACATACACAACTCCTGAAGCTTTCAATACAAGAACTACATACAGTAACACACCAGAGACCTTCACAAGAACGACATACAATACCCCAGAAGCTTTCACCAGAACTAGAACATACGCCAACCCTCCTAGACCTTCAGGAGTTTCAATAACAGTAGGGTCAGAAAATTTTGGAGACTCCACAGCTAAATTTTCATATGATACTTTCCCATCTACTACCTTTAGTGATTTTGAAACTAGAGTAACTAGACCTAGACTATCTACTACAATAAGTCCTACAGTTAGTGACATAAATGTACCAACAGCTAGATTCACTACGGGAGCTTCAAGCTATCCTTCGACAGTTGCCAATAAATTCCCAAGACCAGCTGGATTTTCTCCCAATTTAGTGAGCCTAGGCTTTGAAACTGATGGTCAGTCGACGTTAAGATTGGATTCGAACCCTGGACCATCTACTGCGAGATACTTTGGGTCCAGTTCGAAGGTTCCAGTTTCTACTGAGAATGGTCCAAGTCAGGAACCTTCGTACTTTACGAGAGAATACCTTCTGGAGTCCCCTGTGACTAAAGCTTATGATggtaagtttattataaattgaattttactttgaaattatattattatgtttaattaaaatcgttttttaCGTGAGACACGAAccaatcaaaaataattaggctataatatatatatcataacgttaagaccaacaggagcggagcactgcgggtaaaaccgcggagcacagctagtcgtAGATAACTATTTAACTATTGCAGaattaagaatataaataattatccaCCATTGGTTCTTCAACATTAGTATATTTTACATGCTATTGCTCAATATCACAtagtttattcaataaaaaacaaagaaatcatgaattcaattcaaaatttatcttCCAGATGAATACCAATACCTATCTCCAATAACGACACCCCAAACAACAACCAGAAAGCCTCCAAGGAGGAAAACAGTCTACAGAAGGATTTCCACACCCCGACCCACCTCACCTTTAGTCCCAGAAACTATTAAACCGAGACAAACTACAAGAAAACCTTTCGAAAAAATACCAGTTACTGAAAAAGATACTAAAGAGATAGTAAAGAATACAAAAGTAGACATTCCTAATAGAATCAAGCCAATATCCGATTACGATTATTATGATGATAATCAAGAGAAGATTGGAGTCAAATATGAGAAAGAGAACCAAGTCTTTATAGACAGCAAAGGTAAGAATATGAATATAATGACCCAATAACGCTCTAGGTTAACAAATTTTCttcttctaaataaataacactcacgaaaatttcaaaagaaaTTGCAAACTTATTTAAATCCTTATCTTTTAACATACTCTCAcaaaaaatcttgaaaaaaaaacaatcaatgtttATACTTCCATTTATTACAACAGTGCTTTgcaaactaaattatttttgaagtgaaacttctttcgtTCTGAGAGTAAAACTTCAAGGTCAGCCATGACGcgaccgtcacgtcatggagtaaggcgacgattttagtttctttgaatcttgctaaagaagtttcacttctgacacgtgtactCGGCAGACACgctattttcttgtatttttaacctttaattatattaaccaTATTTTTACCTAatccattttaaatataaatattttttccccAGGTAACATAGAATGTCTCGACATCGGCAACTTCGCACACCCGACGTCTTGTAAGAAGTTCATATCTTGTGCTCGAATCCGCGGTGGTTCAGTGCTTGGTTGGGAATATATCTGTCCCAAAGGTCTCTCGTTCGATCCCGTTGGAGGCATTTGTAATTGGTCCGCGGGGTTGGGATGTCAGGagaaagatatttaaataaaattgttttttttttcaatcaataataacaacaaaacaatcgatacaataatgttaaaaaatgtctAGTGTGCTTGTAAAATTATGTTGAAACGAAATATTTAAGCGAAATCAAGCTTTTTTGGTGTTGAAAACGCACCTAAATTGATATTAATGATCGACACACAGttcgttaaaaatttaaaaatgttgaataaCGAAATCATTTGacatttttgacaaatttgAATTGACAAGATCTCTTTGACGTGTTATTTTGTTGACAGAGGGCGCCAATGAATAAGGAATCACATTCCTTAGTCATTGGAGGGcgctgtaataaaataatgttgccCTGTGAAATTATATTGTTGTAATTTGTACTTAAAATTCTTTGTAATATAATCTATCCTTGTGATATtcccacagaacagtaagaacataatagaagtgctataatgtcatcattagtatgaaaaccagtgtcgccaaacccacacatttaaaccgatagttatacagtacactacaagtaaactatgcctttgattggacagcttaatttgagtaaaaactgacttaggttataaattcagcatttcaatatgtaccctaacgaaccaagttacggtttattttagtataacatccctaggtatattagctgttttgtttctctttgctcagaaattccaaattcgaaaacattcagctattccacaacagatggcgttggttttcaatacatataactttgaacctctacacataaagataaggttgaaatttgtgtcactgtaaattaatgacattaacttgacattaacctgatgctatgatctaagggatgtcagccttgttatcgataattcacaaataaatatatttttgtgcatttttttttctttctattatatgagtataggataatgtgtcacattttggagtatgtttattactactaagtacgtcttttcatattattatatttaaataaaaaacggaatagaatagtataaatctatatttacaaaacaaacagaaaatatgcatttttttaaatcttggaactgccgtaggtttgatgtatcggtggcctttgttagactgcttattgctgttcggcatccagttaactcgtcacgttgcatttattatccatttctcttttaaattaggctctttcgaaaatctataaataaataggacaaatgaaagctaaggaaaaatagaataaaatttaatatttaaaatgtttgtcttttctaaagtatcgatactgtcgatatgcgccacatgcatcactaatccgacattcgtttgtttatttcaataatattccagaaagtcttgtttgctgttcaatctatattagtacttatttaatatggattaaggttcattttgacttaatatttttataaatttttgacaaattacgacaagcgaagttgtaacttaaaatatatttaaaatcaattaaaataagacttaccgatggtatgaaatgcctcgattgctgatattatttcgtctgctatcatttttccactctaataccgaacaacacactctaaataatgaataaatatggaaataaggtttgacagttgacaaccgactcgaatatttttctgcgcacaactgagagcgagttaggtgatcttaccttactagtgacacgtgggccacgcccacatcgcacttctattatgttcttactgttctgtggatATTCCGGACTGATGTTATCCATTCTTTccaatttataagaaaaatgtaCTTACAAAATACGTTAAGTGTGTTGGAAAAGCAACTTTCTTTtgtaatgtaaatttttaagattatctgatttttaaactaagtcaaaattatgtacatttttatctataaGACTAGAAACTTAAtactcatttttatatttttatataaaacaaatggtTTCCTATTATTTTTACCTTTTTACTACTTTATTCATGTATTCACTGCCATTTTcttcgttttttattttatatttttattttctattttatacacctaaataaaattattattgtatgtattcttaaatctaaatcaaagaaatattgttaaatatttcacaatgtgccttaattattatatacaattatagctataagatattatatagttagacaaataaaatataaaattaaatacggttttattatttcatgcCCTTTCTATGCCTCCGATTTACTCATTATCCCAGAATGACAAAAGATACCTATCCATAATTACcttagggcggccgtacacggaccgcttcaagcagttgagaccgaccgcttgaagccgcgaccgcgcggtgaactataataggcattcattcaccgccgtacacgtgacggctcgagccgtcgcgaccgcttcaagccgtcaactgcatgacgaagggcggccgtacacggaccgctcgagcagttaacggctgagcgacgtacacggacggctcgagcggtcgcacggacggctcgagcggtcggcgtcaactgctcgagccgtcggttgttgaccgctcgagccgttggAAGCGATTGTTGATTGTTggaattgatttttttgactagtcaagtcattgattttcaggggGATAgggagccgtcgacggctctagcgcagtcaacggctcgagcagtcagtgtatgcctcacgaccgctcgcgagccgtcaacggcacggtggaatttcgtcatgcagttgacggcttgaagcggtcgcgacggctcgagcggtcatgtgtacggcggtgaatgaatgtctatagttcaccgcgcggttgcggcttcaagcggtcggtctcaactgcttgaagcggtccgtgtacggccgcccgaAATTCCACCGTGCCGTTGACGGCTTGCGAGCGGTCGTGAGGcatacactgactgctcgagcacTCAATCCTTAGCTGTTTTAGGTGCACCTAACGCCATCTATTGAAACGCAAGTCAAACAATATCTCAACTTATATGAAACAGTGTTGTATCAAATCAATCAatgaatgattttttatttaaatagataatacttatatagaaaaTGCTAGGCCTAGGAGAAAATGTTACTAATCATAATATGGTGTACAACAATAAGGATAACGTTCTTTTTTACCTCAATAATGAAtttacctacctaacctacctCAATATTGAATTTCGTTTGaaccaataataaaattggagtaggtatctatttgttattataaaaaaataaccgtGTTTTTACTAAATGCATAATAATATGGACACAAACCATAAAATAGTAAGtagttaaacaaaaaaaaaaattaactgtctgtctgttatcTCTGGAAtggctggaccgatttaaaTGTGACTTTCAGTGATAGATTTGCCGATGTAATCAGAAGTAACATTTTAATctgatatttttcataatacagCATACGCAGCAGAAAACTTAGCTGTGGGCTATAGCGGTGTTAGCATGCGCTCACGTGTAATTCTTAGAATCATTTGTCTCACTACGGAGTATATACGTAAATGCGTTACTATGTTTGTATGTCTGTAGAATGTTTATGTAGATAACGCGGAACCTCTATAACTGCTAGTTTTTTCACATAGACCGCTTCTACGTCagcttatataaatataagtctgcatagttctcgttcccgtgggttttccaggataaaacctatcctatttccttCCTCAGGTCTCAAGGTATAGCTTGTAGTGTACAGTACTTTAAGacttcctacgattttataaGAGCACACCTTTCTCTAAatgctatttaaaaaacaaggGGGATAGATGGCGCGACTTTTTATGCGAAATCATACACAGAgtgcaaataataatataacaaatacatattatagataaaacatattaaaatcatTACGTCATGTTTCTTttcgtagaactataaattaagaattaattagtttaattcatgtaattttttaattattttctacaaaTTGCCTTATTCGTACTTAAAAttctaagaaaataaaacacaatttctaacataacaatttattacaacgtccgtttactaatattaatataaccgATGCCCACACACGTCATCTTGACCTTCTGGGAAACCACCAGCTCTTCATCTGAGTCTTCATCTTCATCCCGGAGTACCTCCAACTTGAACATTACTCCGAAAAACTCTTTTAGATGTTGCAGGAATTTTATTGTGTACTCTGATAGTGGACCCAcctggaaaatatttttttattcatataatctTCGACAGGAGAATCAAAAATAACAAGATAGAAAAataacaagaaataaaatctataaaatgaATGACTTGTGTAGTAGTTAAAGTGTGTTTAACAATATAatgatactagctttccgcccgcggcttcacccgcgttttcaaagaaataccCGCATAGtccccgttcccgtgggatttccgggataaaacctatcctacttattaatccaagttaccctgtatatgtgttataatttttagatatGGTTCCGATTTTTGTTATGGTTCTGATTTCTGTTATGGTCATtaattttaagacattttacatgctataatatcaaaaacaaCTCACCACAGCTTCACTAACATCCTTCTGTCCAAGCGCCATCCACAACGCAAGCAACCACTGCAGAGACGAGTCCACCGCACCCCCTCTGTGGATCTCATCCAAGAGCCTCATTGCACACTCCTTGCCGAGGTCCTCGGGTAGTGTACTGTCTCCCGTACCTGCCTCTACTGATTTCTGTGGATTTTATTTGGTTGTGAATTTTATGTATgagcattaaaattttatgaaataatttgtgtTTGAATTAAACCTTTTAACCTTAAGCTATTCCACTGAAAATGTATGCTTGGtttgacataaattttatttggtttatttGGAAGTTATATCTGTTATTTTCTGGCAACACTGACCTTTTTTTTCTGCTAGAAATAGTAAAATTCAGGAAACAAAGACTTAAAAACTTCcattagatattttaattcttcTAAATATAACTGCAAATCTTAcatgtaaaaaaatcttataaaaatacttacagcTTCAGcacaataaaatgttttatcatTTGTTTCTGCCACAAGGCTGATCCCGAACCCTGGACTCTTTCCCGCGTTTGATCCCCGACATTGATCTGTATTTATATACACATCTGGAAGGAAGTTAAGCATCacctgaaataaaaacatttaatgttTGTCAATGTTTCTCAAACCAGAATTACAAGCAATCTACTAAAACATATTTccatatattaaaaacatgcatagttcctgttcctgtgggatttacAAGACAAAAAGTCTGTcatattctgggtcttcagctacctatataccaaatttcattgtaatctatataattgtaaagtgttaaaatatatgtaatcataataataactaacatccatccatcctcacaaactttcgcatttataatattagtaggataggatttccTTACCCCTTTAGCAGCTTCAACAACCCTATTGGCCATAGTAGGAGAGACCCGTAGCGCGTACACAACACCTCTGATTCTCTTCACGAGGCCCCATTTAGTCCATTGTAAAGGCCTTAAATGCCTCCTGACTGGACATCTGAACACTATTTCACCTCCGCCAAGTGGTGGGGCACctgaaaatgaaattattatagatgattttatataattgCATAAACAACACATATATAAAGGAGTCACTATGAATTCTTTAACAACTAGCATGTTATTACCAAAACAGCTTACCTCTTCTAGTTACTTTTAATTCCAAGCCATCATCTACAAGTATGAACTTTAATAGTATAGGCAGTGCTGCAGTCTTTACCTTGTCTACAGACACATCTAAATCATGGTGGGTCACTCCTTGTAATACTGCGTTTAGTGGTTCCTTACAGAATGGGCCAAGGGCTAATAGAACTTCCAGATAATAACCTGAAATGTAAtgaaggaataaataataaattttgctatttaaaattttaaacacataaaaCACACACAAGTAATTCAGTACGCTAgtaaaggagaatgcccatttttggtactggtttttctcatgcatcaagacaacaatactattaaaaaaatcttggcAATTTAGAGgtcttcttaccatcggaaaatatattttgaacagggaatgttttgaaaaatctaataagacatgtaattgtttagatccgttattatagatttagtgtccattaccgtttacatttttggtacaggttttttctcatgcatcaagataaaaatactattaaaaaaaatctcagcaatttagaggccttctcactatcggaaaatatattttgatcagggaatgttttgtaaaatctaataagacatgtaattgtttagatccgttaccatagatttggtatccattaccggttaccacggtaaccaagcggtaactattatgacatttactatggaaaatagctaaatgtattaatatcgataattgttttcattgaattacaaaaaaatcaattaacataaaatcactctgtaaggtatttattgtttatacactgtaggttgttttaacatagatagtgaagtaaaataatataaatatatataaaaaaaaaatattattatgacatagcttggtaggtaaccagttatttcttatttgtttctttcttcgaatatgtagtgaaaaaatgattcaaacaacaacaataatatgtaaaccgaataaaatcTCTATTggcttttttaaatatatatttaggtttcttgaaatccgtcccggaagatttctggtgcctacctacactagccgatgaactatctgttcatcgactttgtctgaaagctctacgcatagattaaatatgttaaacgaaaaataaccttcggacgataaaatactacctaaatcacacataaacataactaaatcgggtttatttaagttttgaggttaattcacatttttctcaatatcttgaaaacccctgtttttatcacaataaaatcaattggtaaaaatcttttgaatatcgaagaaccctccaaaaccactctagcattgacgcaacactatactgtggtccatactttcatgggcattctcctttaaaTAACTTGCGTTAACTAACCTATGCCTCGTTGAGGACAGCATGTATGAGTAACCTGGCCACCAATTAATAGTCCAGGCTGGAAGTAAAGGGATGTACCAGTCTCACTCAACTCTACGCGAGTACCATTAGTAATTTTATCAAGCAGCCGTATTAAGTTCACTTCATACTCTCTGAGCCCAGGATCATCATTTGAACTTCGAATTTCCTCGATCCTTACTGACCGACCACTTAGTGTTGATAATAACAGGCGTTGGCGAAAGAAATTGCTTCCCTCATAGATGAGAACGTCATTTTGAACTACAGCCGGCATTGtaattagtttttatattgtcttattttcaatatttacaaaataacatgGTCTATTATAACTATTTGTGGAACCACACGTGGGATCACTTTCAAAACAAAGCTGACATTGATAGATCTGACAGTTCACAATGGATCTGTCAGAATTTTTGTAcagcttataaaataaagacagACAGAAGATAAACTTTGGgaatatacaaattttaacaaattaataaatcaaaagaAAAGGGAAACCttactattaattaattaaattatttttgggagattattattttgataaagacaaaaaataatcaacgCTCGTTAGcgttgattattttttgttcttaTTACATGAAGTATATCATGTCTGTGCATGTCATTATTTTTACgtcaaaagtacctacaactTCAGCGacatgtgtatttattttgatagaaattagaaaataacattttacttTATAGAATATAGGTATCTGTTAGTTTGTAATAATTGGTAATAATGAAAGTCGAAATCGGTGACGTTGTTTTACCGGGAGATTATTGCGATGAAATATGTGCCGTTGGTGCCAGGTCAAAAGTTGTGATCGGTCCGGGGCTAAGGAAAGAAACTGACCATGTTTTTGTTACAAAACCAGGAGTTTTAAGGAAGCGAAATCCAAATACCTTTTGGGTAGACAGTTACCAGAAGCGATACGTACCTTCGAAGGGAGAAAATGTCATTGGCGTAGTTGTTCAAAAGGCGGGAGACATATTCAGAGTCGATGTTGGAGGAAGCTGTACCGCAGCCTTATCATATCTATCTTTCGAAGGTGCTACAAAGAAAAACCGACCAGAAGTTCAAATTGGAGATGTCGTGTATGCAAAAATGTTAGTTGCAAGCAAAGATATGGAACCAGAGCTAGTTTGTGTGGACTCGCACGGCAAAAAGGGACGCCTTGGCGTTTTAACTGACGGATTTGTGTTTAAATGCTCATTAAATCTTATAAGGAAAATACTGAATCCAAATTGTCCTTTACTAGATTCTATAAAAAACGAGTGGCCTTTTGAATTAGCAGCAGGAATGAACGGACGAATTTGGATAAAAGCAAACACCATGAGAGAAACTATAGCTGTAGGGAATGCTATATTAGGCGCCGAATACCTTAGCAATGAAGAAATAAAGAGCATCTGTACTAACATAGCTACAATTCTGGCTGGACACATATcgtaaaacttaatattatatatataataactattttataaaaaataatgtagtatttataaggtttaaataaaataagacaaaaaCAGTGATGGGAGATTTATTTTGGCAAATGCAACTAACCTAGTAACGGAAATCTCAATACATGTGTAACTACGCAGACATCAAACTGTACAATGTCTGTAATTAATTCAATGATTACTTTTGCTAATCAGTATGAAACAAATTGTTTGACTTTCAGAGGAACTCTAAATTTGGCTTATTATCTTCACAGTAAATCATAAAACATTCCTTGAGTTAAGAAATATCAAAGAAGTAAAATAGCTTTGAATTCTATTGTATCGTCTTCATTTTACTCCATGTAAAGCAGAATCTACCTAATGCGAAATAATCTTATGATATAGGTAGGGCCTGTCTTATGTATTCAATACAAAGAGtacaaatcacaattttaCTTATGATGGAgcttattataaagttgattGCCGATAAGCAAAAGTAACCATttataaaaactgaaaaaccAAATGTGTCAaactatgaataataataattgatcaaGCCACGCCACTTGCACTATATACACATCAATGTGGCTGCCACTCCATTATCAatacataacaattattacaataggAGCTGAGTGACCAgaataaatcttattttataataatttagtaaacaataaaataacaatatgagCTATTTCTCTTATTATCTTTATACATTAGTTAAGCTATgttcatatttttacaatttttacatttcattGGAAACAATAGTTACATTAGGAAAATAAATACTCATTGCATGTTCATTAAAAGCTACAATTTCACCTTAATTAGAAAAGCCtcttgaaaaaataacattttattatgtaagagATGATTTTCGAATCacattacttataaatttatattataactagcttaccgcccgcggcttcgcccgctttctctaaaacgatgagatttaaactatcctatctctcaagttagatcgaactgcacatggtgtgcgaattttattataatcagttatgtggtttaggagtccattgaggacaaacattgtgacacgagatttatatatattaagatttgaAAGATACatactattattatgtttataatacaaGTTTGAAAATTACCATAATGTTTGTAATGAAGTTATgaaaatctatataatatgtattataattgatgaaattaaagtttatcataatttttcaaGGTGCCAATTTTTTATCTACATTCTATACAAATGTATTCACACAATATGTGGGTgttcattaattattctattataagaaatacataataataacatatccatatttacattaaattcaCAAATTAGTACTCGAATGTTTCCTTTGAAGtcttatctattttttaagatacCTTAAAAGAACCTTTATTTaccttattaaaaatttttcttGTGTGCAATTTAAACTCTATgcatttacttttaaaattattattttaagggccgatttttcaatccatggttaaaacttatccgcccaataaagtattacacgataatattaaaatgtcacccgtaaactgtcaaatacggctaaagaatacatttttgaaatggtagtttagtACATTATTCGACTAATAAGTATTAACCAAGGaatgaaaaatcagccctaaaatAACTAACTTACTGGAAAAGGAACAGATagagataaaaaataacgtcCTATGACCTATGAcctcaacaaaaaatattctgcTGCCCAGTTACAAATTAATGAACACATAAAAGAGGcagattatatattaaagttaagcaatgaaaatatggaaCGCTTCGAGTCTCTGACCAATAACTATGTATGTAAGTGTTCCATAAGTGACAATGAGCAACCGTCGCCCCATAAGACCATTGACTGCACT
Proteins encoded in this window:
- the LOC123696247 gene encoding mucin-5AC-like, with amino-acid sequence MSTPPYMLDKFKITMHDMVYVRLANLAQIAFAARERRPFLRRTRPSVETTTESLDVETTTNKFTRRGNNKFKSRKTEKDASDKDKPSLEKPTRSEKPQRSFVRRRPGGASSTTTTTASVQTSSTTVAPSRRPFRVASRRRPFTPSTTSTTTTTQATTQVLESEESLQEIDTDTFEDPSLIQPTTQNSTLQYRRPLQLPRADQNPAASTDDASERQSKKYSASFRNQIDGTERSVADDYNSETAVALAAHQLLAAPVPIVPDYEEPKTTRKPKTTQTIVDYKYTSPYYTEDYKNQDFTEEYYRTTNIPTRQGFVETSTPFYQSEISSTYFTDTRIPSTESTSTRSRTTYTNTPDTYTNTRQNTDYTNTRPNTDYTDTRTYTTPEAFNTRTTYSNTPETFTRTTYNTPEAFTRTRTYANPPRPSGVSITVGSENFGDSTAKFSYDTFPSTTFSDFETRVTRPRLSTTISPTVSDINVPTARFTTGASSYPSTVANKFPRPAGFSPNLVSLGFETDGQSTLRLDSNPGPSTARYFGSSSKVPVSTENGPSQEPSYFTREYLLESPVTKAYDDEYQYLSPITTPQTTTRKPPRRKTVYRRISTPRPTSPLVPETIKPRQTTRKPFEKIPVTEKDTKEIVKNTKVDIPNRIKPISDYDYYDDNQEKIGVKYEKENQVFIDSKGNIECLDIGNFAHPTSCKKFISCARIRGGSVLGWEYICPKGLSFDPVGGICNWSAGLGCQEKDI
- the LOC123696530 gene encoding exosome complex component RRP40, producing MKVEIGDVVLPGDYCDEICAVGARSKVVIGPGLRKETDHVFVTKPGVLRKRNPNTFWVDSYQKRYVPSKGENVIGVVVQKAGDIFRVDVGGSCTAALSYLSFEGATKKNRPEVQIGDVVYAKMLVASKDMEPELVCVDSHGKKGRLGVLTDGFVFKCSLNLIRKILNPNCPLLDSIKNEWPFELAAGMNGRIWIKANTMRETIAVGNAILGAEYLSNEEIKSICTNIATILAGHIS
- the LOC123696526 gene encoding probable RNA 3'-terminal phosphate cyclase-like protein → MPAVVQNDVLIYEGSNFFRQRLLLSTLSGRSVRIEEIRSSNDDPGLREYEVNLIRLLDKITNGTRVELSETGTSLYFQPGLLIGGQVTHTCCPQRGIGYYLEVLLALGPFCKEPLNAVLQGVTHHDLDVSVDKVKTAALPILLKFILVDDGLELKVTRRGAPPLGGGEIVFRCPVRRHLRPLQWTKWGLVKRIRGVVYALRVSPTMANRVVEAAKGVMLNFLPDVYINTDQCRGSNAGKSPGFGISLVAETNDKTFYCAEAKSVEAGTGDSTLPEDLGKECAMRLLDEIHRGGAVDSSLQWLLALWMALGQKDVSEAVVGPLSEYTIKFLQHLKEFFGVMFKLEVLRDEDEDSDEELVVSQKVKMTCVGIGYINISKRTL